One genomic window of Monodelphis domestica isolate mMonDom1 chromosome 1, mMonDom1.pri, whole genome shotgun sequence includes the following:
- the NRG4 gene encoding pro-neuregulin-4, membrane-bound isoform isoform X1 encodes MFSLLDCQPMLAQYQVQLWFFEWSFLYVPSLTPTPVCLSLCLSLSLSVCLSVCLPVCFSLCLSLSQPFSPLPHSHPPSLSFSLSLSLSPSLLLSLSVSFPLSVSPSLPVFVSVSLSFSLSVSFPSSLPPSLSPSLCLSPSPLSPLCLSPSLSLLSVPLSVSLSLLCLSPSLSLPLSFSLSLFVCLSLPLSVSPSLSPLCPSLCLCLFPSLCLSLHLSLSLPPSLSLSVSVSLFLLLSLSLPPLLSLSPPSLYVSPSLSLLPSLCLCLCLSPSVSLCLSPFLSLSFSVSVCVSLSLSLCLPPSLLSVPLCLFPSLPLSVSPSLLLSVFVSVSLFLPLSLSLPPLLSFTLSLLLSLPLPPLCPSLCVSLSISVSPPLSLSLSLSLSLCLSVSLSLPLSVFFCLCVCVSLSPSLCVSLPLSSLSLSFSLSVSFPLFLSLHLSLPPSLSLSLSLSLFLPLSLSLPPLLSFTLSLSLSLPLPPLCPSLCVSLSISVSPPLSLSLSLSLSLCLSVFLSLPLSVFFCLCVCLSLPLSVSPSLSPLCPSLSLSLSPSLCLSLPPSLCLCLCVSLSPSVSFPPSSSLFHSLSLALSPSPPSLSLSVCLSLHLSLLPSLCLCLCLSPSVSLPSSLCLFLSLCVSLSPSLCLPPSLLSVPLCLFPSLSISVSPSLPLSVFVSVSLFLPLSLSLPPLLSFTLSLSLSPSPPSLPLSVCLSLHLCLSFPLSVFVSVSPSVSLSPSLSLSLSLSLCVSLSLSVSLCLPPSLSPLCPSLCLSLCLCVRLSQFIQNVWPRKDVYGAGGCVLDVSSQSSQTRPPRLWP; translated from the coding sequence ATGTTCTCATTACTGGACTGTCAACCAATGCTGGCCCAATATCAAGTTCAGCTTTGGTTCTttgaatggtcatttttatatgTTCCATCCCTTACCCCCACccccgtctgtctgtctctctgtctctctctttctctgtctgtctgtctgtctgtctgtctgcctgtctgtttctctctctgtctctctctttctcagcctttctctcctctccctcactcccaccctccctctctatctttctctctgtctctttctctttctccctcccttcttctctctctctccgtctctttccctctctctgtctctccctccctccctgtctttgtctctgtgtctctctctttctccctctctgtctctttcccttcctccctccctccctctctctctccttctctgtgtctctctccctcccccctctctcctctgtgtctctctccctccctctctctcctctctgtccctctctctgtctctctgtctctcctctgtctctctccatctctgtccctccctctctctttttctctgtctctttttgtgtgtctctctctccctctctctgtatctccctccctctctcctctctgtccctctctttgcctctgtctctttccctctctctgtctctctctccatctttctctgtctctccctccctccctctctctgtctgtctctgtgtctctctttctccttctgtctctttccctccctccccttctctctctctctcccccctctctgtatgtctctccatctctgtctctccttccctctctctgtctttgtctctgtctctctccctctgtctctctgtgtctctctcccttcctctctctgtctttttctgtctctgtgtgtgtctctctctccctctctctgtgtctccctccctctctcctctctgtccctctctgtctctttccctctctccctctctctgtctctccctccctccttctctctgtctttgtctctgtgtctctctttctccctctgtctctttccctccctcctcttctctctttcactctctctctcttgctctctctccctctcccccctctctgtccctctctgtgtgtctctctctccatctctgtctctcctcccctctctctgtctttgtctctgtctctctccctctgtctctctgtgtctctctcccttcctctctctgtctttttctgtctctgtgtgtgtgtgtctctctctccctctctctgtgtctccctccctctctcctctctgtccctctctttttctctctctgtctctttccctctcttcctctctctccatctgtctctccctccctccctctctctgtctttgtctctgtctctctttctccctctgtctctttccctccctcctcttctctctttcactctctctctctcgctctctctccctctcccccctctctgtccctctctgtgtgtctctctctccatctctgtctctcctcccctctctctgtctttgtctctgtctctctccctctgtctctctgtgtttctctcccttcctctctctgtctttttctgtctctgtgtgtgtctctctctccctctctctgtgtctccctccctctctcctctctgtccctctctgtctctttccctctctccctctctctgtctctccctccctccctctctctgtctttgtctctgtgtctctctttctccctctgtctctttccctccctcctcttctctctttcactctctctctcttgctctctctccctctcccccctctctgtccctctctgtgtgtctctctctccatctgtctctcctcccctctctctgtctttgtctctgtctctctccctctgtctctctcccttcctctctctgtctttttctgtctctgtgtgtgtctctctctccctctctgtgtctccctccctctctcctctctgtccctctctgtctctttccctctctctccatctctgtctctccctccctccctctctctgtctttgtctctgtgtctctctttctccctctgtctctttccctccctcctcttctctctttcactctctctctctcgctctctccctctcccccctctctgcccctctctgtgtgtctctctctccatctctgtctctccttccctctctctgtctttgtctctgtctctccctctgtctctctctctccctccctctctctgtctttgtctctgtctctgtgtgtctctctctccctctctgtctctctctgtctccctccctccctctctcctctctgtccctctctttgtctctctctctgtctctgtgtccgtCTCTCTCAATTTATCCAAAACGTTTGGCCAAGGAAGGATGTGTATGGTGCTGGTGGGTGTGTGCTAGATGTGTCTTCCCAGAGTTCTCAGACTAGACCTCCCAGACTTTGGCCTTGA
- the NRG4 gene encoding pro-neuregulin-4, membrane-bound isoform isoform X2, with translation MVIFICSIPYPHPRLSVSLSLSFSVCLSVCLSACLFLSLSLSFSAFLSSPSLPPSLSIFLSVSFSFSLPSSLSLRLFPSLCLSLPPCLCLCVSLFLPLCLFPFLPPSLSLSFSVSLSLPPLSSVSLSLPLSPLCPSLCLSVSPLSLSISVPPSLFFSVSFCVSLSPSLCISLPLSSLSLSLPLSLSLSLSLSPSFSVSPSLPLSVCLCVSLSPSVSFPPSPSLSLSPLSVCLSISVSPSLSLSLSLSLSLCLSVSLSLPLSVFFCLCVCLSLPLSVSPSLSPLCPSLSLSLSPSLCLSLPPSLCLCLCVSLSPSVSFPPSSSLFHSLSLALSPSPPSLSLSVCLSLHLCLSSPLSVFVSVSLPLSLCVSLPSSLCLFLSLCVCVSLSLSLCLPPSLLSVPLFFSLCLFPSLPLSPSVSPSLPLSVFVSVSLSPSVSFPPSSSLFHSLSLALSPSPPSLSLSVCLSLHLCLSSPLSVFVSVSLPLSLCVSLPSSLCLFLSLCVSLSPSLCVSLPLSSLSLSVSFPLSLSLSLPPSLSLSLSLCLSFSLCLFPSLLFSLSLSLSCSLSLSPLSVPLCVSLSPSVSPPLSLSLSLSLSLCLSPFLSLSFSVSVCVSLSLSVSPSLSPLCPSLSLSLSLHLCLSLPPSLCLCLCVSLSPSVSFPPSSSLFHSLSLALSLSPLSAPLCVSLSPSLSLLPSLCLCLCLSLCLSLSLPLSVFVSVSVCLSLPLCLSLSPSLPLSSLSLSLSLSLSLCPSLSIYPKRLAKEGCVWCWWVCARCVFPEFSD, from the coding sequence atggtcatttttatatgTTCCATCCCTTACCCCCACccccgtctgtctgtctctctgtctctctctttctctgtctgtctgtctgtctgtctgtctgcctgtctgtttctctctctgtctctctctttctcagcctttctctcctctccctcactcccaccctccctctctatctttctctctgtctctttctctttctccctcccttcttctctctctctccgtctctttccctctctctgtctctccctccctccctgtctttgtctctgtgtctctctctttctccctctctgtctctttcccttcctccctccctccctctctctctccttctctgtgtctctctccctcccccctctctcctctgtgtctctctccctccctctctctcctctctgtccctctctctgtctctctgtctctcctctgtctctctccatctctgtccctccctctctctttttctctgtctctttttgtgtgtctctctctccctctctctgtatctccctccctctctcctctctgtccctctctttgcctctgtctctttccctctctctgtctctctctccatctttctctgtctctccctccctccctctctctgtctgtctctgtgtctctctttctccttctgtctctttccctccctccccttctctctctctctcccccctctctgtatgtctctccatctctgtctctccttccctctctctgtctttgtctctgtctctctccctctgtctctctgtgtctctctcccttcctctctctgtctttttctgtctctgtgtgtgtctctctctccctctctctgtgtctccctccctctctcctctctgtccctctctgtctctttccctctctccctctctctgtctctccctccctccttctctctgtctttgtctctgtgtctctctttctccctctgtctctttccctccctcctcttctctctttcactctctctctcttgctctctctccctctcccccctctctgtccctctctgtgtgtctctctctccatctctgtctctcctcccctctctctgtctttgtctctgtctctctccctctgtctctctgtgtctctctcccttcctctctctgtctttttctgtctctgtgtgtgtgtgtctctctctccctctctctgtgtctccctccctctctcctctctgtccctctctttttctctctctgtctctttccctctcttcctctctctccatctgtctctccctccctccctctctctgtctttgtctctgtctctctttctccctctgtctctttccctccctcctcttctctctttcactctctctctctcgctctctctccctctcccccctctctgtccctctctgtgtgtctctctctccatctctgtctctcctcccctctctctgtctttgtctctgtctctctccctctgtctctctgtgtttctctcccttcctctctctgtctttttctgtctctgtgtgtgtctctctctccctctctctgtgtctccctccctctctcctctctgtccctctctgtctctttccctctctccctctctctgtctctccctccctccctctctctgtctttgtctctgtgtctctctttctccctctgtctctttccctccctcctcttctctctttcactctctctctcttgctctctctccctctcccccctctctgtccctctctgtgtgtctctctctccatctgtctctcctcccctctctctgtctttgtctctgtctctctccctctgtctctctcccttcctctctctgtctttttctgtctctgtgtgtgtctctctctccctctctgtgtctccctccctctctcctctctgtccctctctgtctctttccctctctctccatctctgtctctccctccctccctctctctgtctttgtctctgtgtctctctttctccctctgtctctttccctccctcctcttctctctttcactctctctctctcgctctctccctctcccccctctctgcccctctctgtgtgtctctctctccatctctgtctctccttccctctctctgtctttgtctctgtctctccctctgtctctctctctccctccctctctctgtctttgtctctgtctctgtgtgtctctctctccctctctgtctctctctgtctccctccctccctctctcctctctgtccctctctttgtctctctctctgtctctgtgtccgtCTCTCTCAATTTATCCAAAACGTTTGGCCAAGGAAGGATGTGTATGGTGCTGGTGGGTGTGTGCTAGATGTGTCTTCCCAGAGTTCTCAGACTAG